One window of the Hemitrygon akajei chromosome 5, sHemAka1.3, whole genome shotgun sequence genome contains the following:
- the ackr3b gene encoding atypical chemokine receptor 3b: MAATDLSSFYDFIDEQSILATNETWIACINDTDCWTWEINHCLQSINISAVLYTISFFYFLIFIIGLVANFIVVYMNVKVNQSRHETHFYILNLAIADLCVVITLPIWVTSFIQHGTWPFGEFMCKFTHLIFNVNLFGSIFFLTCMSVDRYVSVMWFQDSFDQKKVLNRKVICVFVWIFALLVSVPDLIFLKVNNNIHGEPICHLSYPEDTYRDWMAGMEITCIIVGFLIPFLIIAVFYFLLATAIPIANDMEKKNSRKIIFTYVIVFLICWFPYHSILFLDVLWFLNVLSFSCQLEKFIFVSLHITQCLSLVHCCVNPILYSFINKNYRYDLMKAFIVKYSVKSGIMKLKDTTETECCILECS; this comes from the coding sequence ATGGCTGCCACTGACTTGTCATCTTTCTACGATTTCATCGATGAGCAGAGTATTCTGGCAACAAATGAAACCTGGATCGCTTGTATAAATGACACCGATTGTTGGACCTGGGAAATTAATCACTGTCTTCAAAGCATCAACATAAGTGCTGTCCTGTATACAATATCATTCTTTTACTTCCTGATTTTTATCATCGGTTTAGTGGCCAACTTTATTGTCGTATATATGAATGTGAAAGTGAATCAATCCAGACACGAAACACACTTCTACATCCTGAACCTGGCCATTGCAGACTTGTGTGTGGTAATCACTCTCCCTATATGGGTCACTTCCTTCATTCAACATGGTACATGGCCATTTGGAGAGTTCATGTGCAAATTTACTCACCTCATCTTCAATGTCAATCTGTTTGGAAGTATCTTCTTTCTAACATGTATGAGTGTGGACAGGTATGTATCAGTGATGTGGTTCCAAGATTCTTTCGACCAAAAGAAAGTGTTGAACCGTAAGGTTATATGTGTGTTTGTCTGGATTTTTGCCTTACTAGTGTCAGTTCCAGATTTAATTTTCTTGAAAGTGAATAACAATATTCATGGTGAACCCATCTGTCATTTGTCTTATCCTGAGGACACCTATCGAGATTGGATGGCTGGGATGGAAATAACTTGCATCATTGTAGGATTTCTTATCCCATTCCTCATTATTGCGGTTTTCTATTTCCTCTTAGCAACAGCCATCCCAATTGCAAATGACATGGAGAAGAAAAATAGCCGGAAGATAATATTTACCTATGTGATTGTTTTCCTTATCTGTTGGTTTCCTTACCACTCTATTCTGTTTCTTGATGTTTTGTGGTTCCTAAATGTTTTATCTTTCAGTTGTCAACTAGAAAAGTTCATATTTGTTTCTCTTCACATCACTCAGTGTCTGTCTCTGGTACATTGCTGTGTCAATCCCATACTCTACAGCTTCATTAACAAAAATTATAGGTACGATCTAATGAAAGCTTTCATTGTCAAATACTCTGTGAAATCTGGCATCATGAAACTCAAGGATACCACAGAGACAGAATGTTGCATACTTGAGTGTTCCTAA